One window of the Bacillota bacterium genome contains the following:
- a CDS encoding type II toxin-antitoxin system VapC family toxin: protein MSRRLVMDASVALSWAFEDEADVLSDRVLDALTDGLAVVPAVWPLEVSNALVTAQRRGRITSAETARFLSLIGRLPVQVEPIELGSMASLVDAAREYNLSAYDASYLVLAMSLGVPLASRHAALQKAATAAGVELFSGGRALR from the coding sequence GTGAGCCGTCGCCTGGTCATGGACGCGTCCGTTGCCTTGAGCTGGGCCTTCGAGGACGAGGCGGACGTCCTGTCGGATCGGGTACTCGATGCGCTCACTGATGGGTTGGCGGTGGTGCCGGCCGTGTGGCCCCTGGAGGTGTCTAACGCCCTCGTTACCGCCCAGCGACGTGGCCGGATCACGTCGGCAGAGACGGCCCGGTTTCTTTCGCTGATCGGCCGGTTGCCGGTGCAGGTGGAGCCCATTGAGCTTGGTTCAATGGCCTCGCTGGTCGATGCGGCTCGGGAGTACAACCTCTCGGCGTATGACGCGAGCTACCTGGTACTTGCGATGTCGCTGGGGGTTCCCCTGGCAAGTCGGCATGCGGCACTGCAGAAGGCGGCGACAGCGGCCGGTGTAGAGCTATTCTCCGGTGGAAGAGCCCTTCGCTGA